One window of Chryseobacterium indologenes genomic DNA carries:
- a CDS encoding four helix bundle protein, producing the protein MSYEKLDIYNIAFELFIETHKLSLNELYELGSQLRRSADSVCYDIAEGYGRNNYKGDFIRFLTYSQASCDETVCHLSKINRLYPDLSSDFKEKSEQYKLLGGKINNFIKYVQLSWRT; encoded by the coding sequence ATGAGTTACGAAAAACTTGACATTTATAATATTGCTTTTGAATTGTTTATTGAAACACATAAATTATCGCTCAATGAATTATATGAATTAGGAAGCCAATTGAGACGTTCTGCAGATTCTGTTTGTTACGACATTGCAGAAGGTTATGGAAGAAACAATTACAAAGGTGACTTTATCAGATTTCTTACTTACTCTCAGGCAAGTTGTGACGAAACAGTTTGTCACTTGTCAAAAATCAACCGTCTCTATCCGGATTTAAGCTCAGACTTTAAAGAAAAATCAGAACAATACAAACTCTTAGGAGGAAAAATCAATAACTTTATAAAATACGTCCAATTAAGCTGGCGAACCTAA
- a CDS encoding RNA methyltransferase, protein MVQKLKLEELNRIDVETFKKVEKIPVVIILDNIRSMHNVGAAFRTADAFLIEKIILCGITPQPPHREIHKAALGATESVDWSHETATNTAISDLKSKGYEIIGIEQTTGSQLITDFTIDRSKKYALILGNEVEGISDEVLPNIDVFLEIPQLGTKHSLNVSVCGGIVMWEFAKALK, encoded by the coding sequence TTGGTACAGAAACTAAAACTGGAAGAACTTAACAGAATAGATGTAGAAACATTTAAGAAGGTTGAAAAAATTCCGGTGGTCATCATTTTAGATAATATCAGAAGTATGCACAATGTAGGTGCAGCCTTCAGAACGGCAGATGCCTTTTTAATTGAAAAAATAATCCTTTGCGGGATCACGCCGCAGCCACCCCACCGTGAGATTCATAAAGCGGCATTGGGAGCAACAGAAAGTGTAGACTGGTCTCATGAGACAGCAACCAATACAGCGATTTCTGATCTGAAAAGCAAAGGATACGAAATCATCGGGATTGAGCAGACTACCGGAAGCCAGCTTATCACTGATTTTACGATTGACAGATCGAAAAAATATGCCCTGATTTTAGGGAACGAAGTGGAAGGAATCAGTGATGAAGTTCTTCCTAATATTGATGTATTTTTAGAAATTCCACAGCTTGGAACAAAGCATTCTCTGAATGTAAGTGTATGTGGCGGAATTGTAATGTGGGAATTCGCAAAAGCGTTAAAATAA
- a CDS encoding NAD kinase, which translates to MKAAIYSQKKDLDTFLYLSKFISELEARDVKSVLYDEMAEALQFSKIFETFNCKQDLLDKEVDLFFTFGGDGTIVNSLTFIEDLEIPVVGVNTGRLGFLAFFTKEEAFKELDSILKGDVKTSRRSVIEVVSPNLEGSFPYALNDVTVSRKETTSMITVDSYINNEFLNVFWGDGVIISTPTGSTAYSLSCGGPIISPNNENFVITPIAPHNLNVRPLVVNDKVEIKFRVESRVPQYSLSLDSRLIHIETDKEIIIKKAAFQLLLVQPNSLSFYETIRQKLLWGRDKRN; encoded by the coding sequence ATGAAGGCAGCCATATATTCTCAGAAAAAAGATCTTGATACTTTTTTATATTTAAGCAAGTTTATCTCTGAACTTGAAGCCAGAGATGTAAAATCTGTTCTGTACGATGAAATGGCTGAAGCACTTCAGTTCTCAAAAATCTTCGAAACCTTCAACTGTAAGCAGGATCTTCTGGATAAGGAAGTCGATCTGTTTTTCACTTTCGGTGGAGACGGAACGATTGTAAATTCTTTAACCTTTATTGAAGATCTTGAAATTCCTGTTGTAGGAGTAAACACGGGAAGACTTGGTTTTTTGGCTTTTTTCACTAAGGAAGAAGCTTTTAAAGAACTGGATTCCATATTAAAAGGAGATGTAAAAACCAGCCGCCGATCCGTCATTGAAGTTGTTTCTCCCAATCTGGAGGGGTCTTTCCCTTATGCCCTGAACGACGTTACGGTTTCCAGAAAAGAAACCACCTCAATGATTACAGTAGATTCTTACATCAATAATGAGTTTTTGAATGTATTCTGGGGTGATGGTGTTATCATATCAACTCCTACAGGTTCTACCGCTTACTCCTTGAGCTGTGGCGGGCCCATTATTTCTCCAAACAACGAAAATTTCGTCATCACTCCCATTGCGCCTCACAATCTAAATGTGAGACCATTAGTAGTAAATGATAAAGTAGAAATAAAATTCAGGGTGGAAAGCCGTGTACCTCAATATTCCCTTTCTCTGGACTCCCGACTGATCCATATAGAAACCGATAAGGAAATTATCATCAAAAAGGCGGCATTCCAGCTTCTTCTGGTACAGCCCAACAGTTTGAGTTTCTATGAGACGATCCGTCAGAAGCTACTTTGGGGAAGAGATAAAAGAAATTAG
- a CDS encoding bestrophin family protein — protein sequence MVTSEFMRVYNTKHFLKILFSLHKSDTLKILFPSMVLIGLYSWGIQYLEVEYLHLTSKSGISNVGMIHSLLGFVLSLLLVFRTNTAYDRWWEGRKLWGKLVNDTRNFAVKINTILGDNRQDAEQIARYLKYFPHFLAKHLSKESTRLALDEDYSEIESSLKNHGPSEIVILLTHKLNLLKKEGKISEIEMLYLDTQLSGFLDVCGGCERIKNTPIPYSYSSFIKKFIILYVFALPIAYVITIGLFMIPLTVFVYYVLMSLELIAEEIEDPFNNDENDIPMETLAQNIEKNVHQIMIRK from the coding sequence GTGGTAACAAGTGAATTTATGAGAGTCTACAATACCAAACATTTCCTTAAAATCCTTTTCAGTTTACATAAAAGTGATACGCTGAAGATCCTTTTTCCAAGCATGGTTCTTATAGGACTTTATTCCTGGGGAATTCAGTATCTGGAAGTGGAATATCTTCATCTTACATCAAAATCAGGAATCAGTAATGTGGGAATGATTCACTCTCTGCTGGGTTTTGTGCTTTCACTTTTATTGGTTTTCAGAACCAACACAGCTTATGACAGATGGTGGGAAGGGAGAAAGCTTTGGGGAAAACTGGTCAATGACACCAGAAATTTTGCTGTAAAAATCAATACTATTCTGGGTGACAACCGTCAGGATGCTGAGCAGATTGCAAGATATTTAAAGTATTTCCCGCACTTTTTAGCCAAACATCTTTCCAAAGAATCTACAAGGCTGGCTTTGGATGAAGATTATTCTGAAATAGAAAGTTCATTAAAAAATCATGGTCCAAGTGAAATTGTTATCCTGCTGACCCACAAATTGAACTTATTAAAGAAAGAAGGTAAAATTTCAGAAATTGAAATGCTGTATTTAGACACTCAGCTTTCAGGATTTCTGGATGTGTGTGGAGGCTGTGAAAGAATTAAAAATACTCCGATTCCTTACTCTTACTCTTCTTTCATCAAAAAATTTATTATCCTGTACGTTTTTGCACTGCCTATTGCGTATGTGATCACTATCGGTCTTTTCATGATTCCGCTTACCGTTTTCGTCTATTATGTTTTAATGAGCCTTGAGCTGATTGCTGAAGAAATTGAAGATCCTTTCAACAATGATGAAAATGATATTCCTATGGAAACATTAGCACAGAATATTGAAAAAAATGTGCATCAGATTATGATCAGAAAATAA
- a CDS encoding nucleoside recognition domain-containing protein, whose translation MVLSRIWSAFIIIAIAIASIKYVSSGHYKTIFNDMVVGKGGDTVKIASQPMNSLSPVVRDSLMKKNDFADSRIHYKTDSLKQNVNVYRVQEADGVIGTSETAVKICLGLIGIMTLFMGFMSIAEKAGGINLLSRLIQPFFSKLFPDIPKNHPAFGHMLMNFSANLLGLDNAATPFGLKAMESLQTLNPNKETASNSQIMFLCLHAGGMTLIPVSIIAIRASMGSKTPTDIFLPCMIATFAATLAAMIIVSLYQKINLLRPVVIAYVGGISAIIALLVLYLIQLSKDELDDFSKVLSNGLILFIFLAIVLGAVYKKINVFDAFIEGAKEGFTTCVKIIPYLVGMLIAISLLRTSGVFDVIIDGMKWVANVANMDPRFVDGLPTALIKPLSGSGARGMMVDTMSTFGADSFQGKLAAVLQGSSDTTFYVIAVYFGAVAVKNTRYTVIAMLLADLVGVITAIALAYLFFA comes from the coding sequence ATGGTTCTCAGCAGAATTTGGTCGGCTTTTATTATCATTGCCATTGCCATTGCCAGTATAAAATATGTTTCGTCAGGTCACTACAAAACCATTTTCAATGATATGGTAGTAGGAAAAGGAGGTGATACAGTGAAGATTGCATCCCAGCCTATGAACAGCCTCTCCCCTGTTGTAAGAGACAGCCTGATGAAAAAGAATGATTTTGCAGACAGCAGAATTCATTATAAAACAGATTCTTTAAAACAAAATGTAAATGTTTATCGCGTTCAGGAAGCTGATGGAGTCATCGGAACCTCTGAAACTGCGGTGAAGATCTGTCTTGGTCTTATAGGAATTATGACCCTGTTTATGGGATTCATGAGCATTGCTGAAAAAGCAGGTGGAATTAACCTTTTAAGCCGTCTGATACAGCCTTTCTTCTCAAAACTATTTCCTGATATCCCTAAAAACCATCCCGCATTTGGACATATGCTGATGAACTTCAGCGCCAACCTTTTGGGACTGGATAATGCTGCCACTCCTTTTGGTTTAAAAGCTATGGAAAGCCTTCAGACTTTAAATCCAAATAAAGAGACAGCCAGCAATTCACAAATTATGTTCCTGTGTCTTCACGCCGGAGGAATGACTTTAATTCCCGTCTCCATTATTGCTATCAGAGCATCAATGGGTTCCAAAACACCTACAGATATTTTCCTGCCCTGTATGATTGCTACTTTCGCAGCTACTTTGGCGGCAATGATTATTGTTTCTTTATACCAGAAAATCAACCTTCTCCGTCCGGTAGTCATCGCTTATGTGGGGGGAATTTCAGCTATTATTGCTTTATTGGTTCTGTACCTTATACAATTGAGTAAAGATGAACTGGATGATTTCAGTAAGGTATTAAGCAATGGTCTTATTCTCTTTATCTTCCTTGCAATTGTATTAGGTGCTGTTTATAAGAAAATCAACGTTTTTGATGCTTTTATTGAAGGTGCAAAAGAAGGATTCACGACCTGTGTCAAGATTATTCCTTATCTGGTTGGGATGCTGATTGCCATTTCCCTGTTACGAACTTCAGGAGTTTTTGATGTGATCATTGACGGAATGAAATGGGTTGCGAATGTTGCGAATATGGATCCAAGATTCGTAGACGGGCTTCCGACAGCTTTAATCAAGCCTTTATCAGGTTCAGGAGCCAGAGGAATGATGGTGGATACGATGAGTACTTTCGGAGCTGATAGTTTCCAGGGAAAATTGGCAGCCGTACTTCAGGGAAGCTCAGATACGACGTTTTACGTAATTGCAGTCTACTTTGGTGCCGTAGCCGTTAAGAATACAAGATACACTGTAATTGCTATGCTTCTGGCCGATTTGGTGGGCGTTATTACAGCAATCGCATTGGCATATTTATTCTTTGCTTAA
- the fbaA gene encoding class II fructose-bisphosphate aldolase, whose amino-acid sequence MSRIFPAGVATGQLVTDIFQYAKENKFALPAVNVIGSSNVNAVMETAAKLNSPVIIQFSNGGAAFNAGKGLNNDGQKAAILGSIAGAKHIHTLAEAYGATVILHTDHCAKKLLPWIDGLMDANEDFFKQTGKSLYSSHMLDLSEESLEENLEISAQYFERMAKLQMTLEVEIGVTGGEEDGVDNSDVDNSKLYTQPEDIAYTYEKLKAISDNFTIAAAFGNVHGVYKPGNVVLTPKILDNSQKYVQEKFGTAAKPINFVFHGGSGSTLEEIREAIDYGVIKMNIDTDLQFAYTEGVRDYMVNNIDYLRAQIGNPEGEEKPNKKFYDPRVWVRKGEETFSTRLVKAFEDLNNVNTLK is encoded by the coding sequence ATGAGCAGAATTTTTCCGGCAGGAGTTGCCACAGGTCAGCTAGTTACTGATATCTTTCAGTATGCTAAAGAAAACAAGTTTGCATTACCTGCAGTAAACGTAATTGGATCAAGCAATGTAAACGCTGTGATGGAAACTGCAGCGAAATTGAACTCTCCTGTAATTATTCAGTTTTCAAATGGTGGAGCTGCATTCAACGCAGGAAAAGGATTAAACAATGACGGACAAAAGGCTGCCATCTTAGGATCGATCGCTGGTGCAAAACATATCCACACTCTGGCAGAAGCTTACGGAGCAACAGTAATTCTACACACAGACCACTGTGCAAAGAAATTGCTTCCTTGGATTGATGGATTGATGGATGCTAACGAAGATTTCTTCAAGCAGACAGGAAAATCTCTTTACTCTTCTCACATGTTAGACCTTTCTGAAGAGTCTTTAGAAGAAAACCTTGAGATCTCAGCTCAGTATTTCGAAAGAATGGCTAAGCTTCAGATGACTCTTGAAGTAGAAATCGGGGTTACAGGAGGTGAAGAAGATGGTGTTGACAACTCAGACGTTGATAACTCTAAATTATATACTCAGCCTGAAGATATAGCTTACACGTATGAAAAACTAAAAGCTATTTCTGACAACTTTACCATTGCTGCTGCTTTCGGTAACGTACACGGAGTTTACAAGCCAGGAAACGTAGTTCTTACACCGAAAATCCTTGACAATTCTCAGAAATATGTTCAGGAGAAATTCGGAACAGCTGCTAAACCTATCAACTTTGTATTCCATGGTGGTTCAGGATCTACTTTAGAGGAAATCAGAGAAGCTATTGACTACGGAGTGATCAAAATGAATATCGATACTGACCTTCAGTTTGCATATACAGAAGGCGTTAGAGATTATATGGTAAACAATATTGATTATTTAAGAGCTCAAATCGGAAACCCTGAAGGAGAAGAAAAACCTAACAAGAAATTCTATGACCCAAGAGTTTGGGTAAGAAAAGGTGAGGAAACATTCTCTACAAGATTGGTGAAAGCATTTGAAGATTTAAATAACGTAAATACTTTAAAATAA
- a CDS encoding CBS domain-containing protein, with protein sequence MFIKDYISKDFPCFSLSDSIESARNMLEDFGYSHVFIKKSHHFYGALAMDFLYEEDGGTLKDLEHQIERFAILEDSNIMDSIRLFYTFSSNVIPVINKNEKYLGYITCEDVFQDLSRYPLFSETGAILTVETPARKYSMTEITNIVESNNSKFYGGFISFMSEEVVQITIKISNENLASIDSTFDRYDYRIVEKYYSDEKSDLFKDRFGFLQKFIEI encoded by the coding sequence ATGTTTATCAAGGACTATATCTCAAAAGACTTTCCATGTTTTAGCTTGTCTGACTCTATAGAGTCGGCCAGAAATATGTTGGAAGATTTTGGATATTCCCATGTTTTTATCAAAAAATCCCACCATTTCTACGGAGCCCTTGCAATGGATTTTCTGTATGAAGAAGATGGCGGGACTTTGAAGGATCTTGAGCATCAGATTGAGCGGTTTGCTATTCTGGAGGACAGCAATATTATGGACAGTATCCGTCTGTTTTATACCTTCAGCAGCAATGTGATCCCGGTGATTAATAAAAATGAAAAATATCTGGGGTATATCACCTGTGAAGATGTTTTCCAGGATCTTTCCCGTTATCCTTTATTTTCAGAAACAGGTGCCATTCTTACTGTAGAAACTCCTGCCAGAAAATATTCCATGACGGAGATTACCAATATCGTAGAAAGCAACAACTCGAAGTTTTATGGAGGGTTTATAAGCTTTATGTCTGAAGAAGTGGTTCAAATCACCATAAAGATCAGCAATGAAAATCTGGCCTCGATAGACTCAACTTTTGACCGGTATGACTACAGAATTGTTGAAAAATACTATTCTGATGAGAAATCCGATCTGTTTAAAGACCGATTTGGGTTTTTACAAAAATTCATAGAAATATAA
- the accD gene encoding acetyl-CoA carboxylase, carboxyltransferase subunit beta, translating into MAFDWFKRKAKNITTSTDEKKDVPKGLWHQTPSGKVVEHDELKRNNYVSPEDGFHVRIGSAEFFDILFDGGKFTELDANVESIDILNFKDTKPYKDRLKEVKAKTKLTDSIRNAVGTVKGTEMVVSCMDFAFIGGSLGSVMGEKIRRAVDYCIKHKLPYMIICQSGGARMQEATYSLMQLAKVQAKLAQLSEAGLLYIAYLCDPTFGGITASFAMTADIIMAEPGALIGFAGPRVIRETIGRDLPEGFQTSEFLQEKGFVDFIVKRTEIQDTVAKTVNLLAVKA; encoded by the coding sequence ATGGCATTCGACTGGTTTAAAAGAAAAGCAAAAAACATTACCACTTCTACTGATGAAAAAAAGGACGTTCCCAAAGGCCTTTGGCATCAGACTCCATCCGGAAAAGTTGTGGAACATGATGAACTAAAGAGAAATAACTATGTTTCTCCTGAAGACGGATTTCATGTAAGAATAGGAAGTGCGGAATTTTTTGACATCCTTTTTGACGGTGGTAAATTTACCGAACTGGATGCCAACGTTGAAAGTATTGATATCTTAAACTTCAAAGATACAAAGCCTTACAAAGACCGTTTGAAAGAAGTAAAAGCAAAGACCAAGCTTACTGATTCTATCAGAAATGCTGTAGGAACCGTAAAAGGAACTGAAATGGTAGTTTCTTGTATGGATTTTGCTTTCATCGGTGGATCTTTGGGTTCTGTAATGGGAGAAAAGATCAGAAGAGCAGTAGACTACTGTATCAAGCACAAACTTCCGTATATGATTATCTGTCAGTCCGGAGGAGCGAGAATGCAGGAAGCCACTTACTCTTTGATGCAGTTGGCAAAAGTTCAGGCTAAGCTGGCTCAGCTTTCTGAAGCAGGACTTTTATACATCGCTTATCTTTGTGACCCTACATTCGGAGGAATTACTGCTTCTTTCGCAATGACTGCTGATATCATCATGGCAGAGCCGGGAGCATTGATCGGTTTCGCGGGGCCAAGAGTAATCCGTGAAACAATCGGTAGAGACTTACCGGAAGGATTCCAGACATCAGAATTCTTACAGGAAAAAGGATTTGTAGATTTCATCGTAAAAAGAACTGAAATTCAGGATACTGTTGCAAAAACAGTAAATTTATTAGCTGTAAAAGCATAG
- a CDS encoding cupin-like domain-containing protein encodes MILENVDIVNDISKEDFQKNYFKKQKPLLIKNFASRWDAFDKWSLAYIREKAGDQEVPLYDNKPADAAKSSDAPVAQMKMKEYIDTIKSKPSDLRIFFYIITDRLPELLKNFTYPDLGIKFFKRLPTLFFGGSEAHVLMHYDVDLGDFMHIHFEGKKRILLFDQKQSPFLYKVPLSVHTVYEVDYENPDYEKFPALKYAKGYEIFMEHGDALFIPGAFWHFNRYLEPGFSLSLRALPNKPNVFANMLYHVFIMRYTDKIMRKLFKAKWVNYKQKWAYKKSSEALEKHLSKK; translated from the coding sequence ATGATCCTCGAAAACGTAGATATTGTAAATGATATCAGTAAAGAAGATTTTCAGAAAAATTATTTTAAGAAGCAAAAACCTCTTTTGATAAAGAATTTTGCCAGCAGATGGGATGCTTTCGACAAATGGAGTCTTGCTTACATCCGGGAAAAAGCAGGAGATCAGGAAGTTCCGTTGTATGACAATAAGCCTGCAGATGCCGCCAAAAGTTCTGATGCTCCGGTAGCCCAAATGAAAATGAAGGAGTATATTGATACCATAAAAAGTAAACCTTCGGATCTGCGTATCTTTTTTTATATCATAACAGACAGACTTCCTGAGCTGCTGAAAAACTTTACTTATCCGGATCTTGGTATAAAATTCTTTAAAAGATTGCCAACGTTATTCTTCGGGGGCAGTGAAGCTCATGTTTTAATGCATTATGATGTGGATTTGGGAGATTTTATGCATATCCATTTTGAAGGAAAGAAAAGAATTCTTTTGTTTGATCAGAAGCAATCTCCTTTTTTATATAAAGTTCCCTTATCTGTTCATACGGTATATGAGGTAGATTATGAAAATCCGGATTACGAAAAGTTTCCGGCACTGAAATATGCGAAAGGCTATGAAATTTTTATGGAACATGGTGATGCCCTTTTTATTCCGGGAGCTTTCTGGCACTTCAACAGATACCTGGAGCCCGGCTTTTCACTTTCATTAAGAGCACTTCCCAATAAACCGAATGTATTTGCCAATATGCTGTATCATGTTTTCATTATGAGATACACGGATAAGATAATGCGCAAACTATTCAAAGCCAAATGGGTGAACTACAAGCAAAAATGGGCCTATAAAAAAAGTTCTGAGGCTTTGGAAAAGCACCTTTCAAAAAAATAA
- a CDS encoding DUF6973 domain-containing protein, which yields MRTFKIFFNTIRSMSFKKIIRLLSLILPHPLFALLSFHATVKAFTIAQKKFPKTASTNGIGNAFRHALWCCFIMMYCCKISSPKKALDFCKRITDLHEELFPNEPLETKMDLHNNKIGMDYFMELLPGIHRQFFEKSFFVEALVKKMDDAKVLKNLEDDFEGHLVYLEE from the coding sequence ATGAGGACTTTTAAGATATTTTTCAATACCATCAGAAGTATGAGTTTTAAAAAGATTATACGTCTTTTATCACTTATCCTTCCCCATCCTCTTTTTGCCCTGCTGAGCTTTCATGCCACGGTAAAGGCGTTTACCATAGCGCAGAAAAAATTTCCTAAGACAGCCTCCACAAATGGAATTGGAAATGCATTCAGACATGCTCTCTGGTGCTGCTTCATTATGATGTACTGCTGTAAAATTTCTTCCCCTAAAAAGGCGCTTGATTTCTGCAAAAGAATAACAGACCTGCATGAAGAACTTTTCCCGAATGAGCCTTTGGAAACCAAAATGGATCTTCATAATAACAAAATCGGAATGGATTATTTCATGGAACTTTTACCTGGAATTCACCGCCAGTTTTTTGAAAAAAGCTTTTTTGTAGAAGCCTTGGTCAAAAAAATGGATGATGCAAAGGTTCTAAAAAATCTTGAAGACGATTTTGAGGGGCATCTTGTTTATCTGGAAGAATAA
- a CDS encoding GNAT family N-acetyltransferase has protein sequence MEFPVLETERLILRQLTFNDTQDLFEYFSLDEVMEYYDLETFKTEEDSRRIIQHFNSEFEKGKGFRWALELKSEKKVIGTCGYHNWYREHFRAEIGYELNPKFWQQSYMKEAILPILTYGFETMRLHRVDAFIDPSNISSERLLSSLNFSKEGTLKDYFFEKGKFVDATIFGLINK, from the coding sequence ATGGAATTTCCTGTCTTAGAGACTGAAAGGCTTATTTTACGTCAGCTTACTTTTAATGATACCCAAGATCTGTTCGAATATTTTTCTCTCGATGAAGTTATGGAATATTATGATCTTGAAACCTTTAAAACAGAAGAGGACTCCCGTCGCATTATTCAGCATTTTAACAGCGAGTTTGAAAAAGGAAAAGGATTCCGATGGGCGCTGGAACTGAAATCTGAAAAGAAAGTTATTGGCACCTGTGGCTACCACAACTGGTACAGGGAACATTTCAGAGCTGAAATCGGCTATGAGCTCAATCCAAAATTCTGGCAGCAGTCTTATATGAAAGAAGCTATTCTTCCTATCCTGACTTATGGATTTGAAACCATGAGACTGCACCGCGTAGATGCATTCATTGACCCTTCCAATATCTCTTCTGAAAGGCTTTTATCTTCTTTAAACTTCAGCAAAGAAGGAACGTTGAAAGATTATTTTTTTGAAAAAGGAAAATTTGTAGATGCAACAATTTTCGGGCTTATCAATAAATAA
- a CDS encoding toxin-antitoxin system YwqK family antitoxin → MKYMFLLFFSTSVMILAQKPCGYKDGLQEGSCKEFYDNGQVKNTVEWEKGKLDGDAVFYYDNGKIQSKGEYKKGFKVKEWSYFDKNGVLTSKEAFRNGEKNVYDNSLTATFYSPAGKITEISNYKFNKLQGESKTFHEDGKSVKDIGQYDNGLATGKWKVFYPSGKLQRETEFANDKRNGNRVHYREDGSIEKTEVYKDGKLISTK, encoded by the coding sequence ATGAAGTACATGTTTCTATTGTTTTTTTCCACTTCTGTCATGATTCTGGCACAGAAACCTTGTGGATACAAAGACGGATTACAGGAGGGATCCTGCAAAGAATTCTATGACAACGGGCAGGTAAAAAATACAGTAGAATGGGAAAAAGGGAAACTGGACGGAGATGCTGTTTTTTATTACGATAACGGAAAAATTCAGTCTAAAGGAGAATATAAGAAAGGATTCAAAGTAAAAGAATGGTCCTATTTTGATAAAAACGGAGTACTTACTTCCAAGGAAGCTTTCAGAAACGGAGAAAAGAATGTTTATGATAACAGCCTTACCGCTACTTTTTATTCTCCAGCCGGCAAAATAACTGAAATTTCGAATTATAAATTCAATAAATTACAGGGAGAAAGCAAAACCTTCCATGAAGACGGAAAATCCGTGAAAGATATTGGCCAGTATGACAACGGCCTTGCGACCGGAAAATGGAAAGTATTTTATCCATCAGGAAAGTTACAGCGTGAAACTGAGTTTGCCAACGACAAGAGAAATGGCAACAGGGTTCATTACCGTGAAGACGGAAGCATAGAAAAAACAGAGGTCTATAAAGACGGAAAATTAATCTCAACAAAATAA